The Candidatus Eisenbacteria bacterium nucleotide sequence TGGCCGCGGGACCGCGTACGTGAGTCGACCCCGGTTCGACGTCGCCATCCTGGGCGCCGGTCCGGGGGGGTACGTCGCCGCCATCCGCGCCGGACAGCTCGGGCTGAAGGTGGCTCTGATCGAGAAGGCCAACCCGGGCGGGACCTGCCTCCACTGGGGCTGCGTCCCGACCAAGGCGCTCCTCGAGACGGCCGAGGTGCTTCTGCTCTGCC carries:
- a CDS encoding FAD-dependent oxidoreductase; this encodes MSRPRFDVAILGAGPGGYVAAIRAGQLGLKVALIEKANPGGTCLHWGCVPTKALLETAEVLLLC